The region CCGGTGTCGATCTTGTAGCCGGTTTCCAGCAGGAAGATGGCCGACAGGCCGCCGCCCAGGTCTTCGCTGCCCTTGAAACCGAGGCGTGACGCCGAGGCGGCGCCGCTGTTGACCTTGTTGACGGTGCCGGCCGCGCCGCCGCTCTCGCGCGTGATGCCGGCGTCGGCAATGCCGTAGATCACGACATTGCTCTGGGCCGCTGCCTGGGTGCCGCAGGCGGCCGCGATGGCCGCCACGATGATGCTGCTCTTCATTTTATTTTCCTTGTATTGGATAAGGCGGGTGTCTCAAGCCCATGGAGTGAAGATGGTGAAACCGGCAGGTCCTCAGGCCTGCGTCAGGGCGCCGTCGCGCACGCGCCACAGCTGCAGCGGATTGTCGTCCTGCAGCGCGCTTGGCAGCAGCCAGGCCGGCAAGTCCTGGTAGCTGACGGGGCGCAGGAAACGGTCGATGGCGCTGGCGCCGACCGAAGTGCCGCGGCTGTCCGAGGTGGCCGGGAAGGGGCCGCCATGCACCATCGCATGCGACACTTCCACGCCGGTCGGATAGCCGTTCACCAGGATGCGGCCGGCCTTGCGTTCAAGCACCGGCAGCAGGGCGCGCGCCTGTTCCTGGTCGTCCTGCTCCAGGAACAGGGTCGCCGTCAGCTGGCCGTCGAGGTATTCGGCGATCTGCCGGAACTGCGCCGCATCCTGGCATTTGACCAGCAGCGAACTGGCGCCGAACACCTCGTCTTCGAGGTCCGGATTGGCAAGGAAGGTGGCCGCGTCGGTGGCGAACAGGGCGGCCTGGCCGGCGCAGCTGGCGCTGCCTTGCTGGCCGCGCGCCAGCAGGGTCACGCCGGCATGCCGGCCCAGGCGCGCCACGCCATCATTGAAGGCGGCGTGGATGCCGGGCGTCAGCATGGTGCCGGCGCCTTTGCCCTCCAGGGCGGCGACGGCGGCGCTGCAAAAGGTGTCCAGGTCCGGGCCGTCGATGGCGATCACCAGGCCCGGATTGGTGCAGAACTGGCCGGCGCCCAGGGTCAATGAATCGACAAAGCCGGCGCCGATGCGCGCCGCGTGCCGCGCCAGCGCGTGCGGCAGCAGGAACACCGGATTGATGCTGCTCATTTCCGCATACACGGGGATCGGTTCGGCGCGCGCGGCGGCGCTGCGCACCAGCGCCAGGCCACCCTGGCGCGAGCCGGTGAAGCCGACCGCCTTGATGGCCGGATGCGTGACCAGCGCCTGGCCGATGGTGCGCCCATCGCCATGCAGCATGGAAAACACGCCTTCGGGCAAACCGCAGGCGGCCACGGCGGCTTGCACCGCGCGCGCCACCAGTTCGGAGGTGCCGGGGTGGGCGCCGTGCGCCTTGACCACCACCGGGCAGCCGGCCGCCAGCGCCGAGGCGGTGTCGCCGCCGGCCACCGAAAACGCCAGTGGAAAATTGCTGGCGCCAAACACGGCCACCGGACCCAGGGCGATCTTGCGCAGGCGCAGATCGGGACGCGGCGGGGTGCGCTGCGGCAAGGCCGAGTCCAGCGCCGTGGCCAGCCAGGCGCCATCGCGCACCACCTTGGCGAACAGGCGCAACTGGCCCACGGTGCGGCCGCGCTCGCCTTCCAGGCG is a window of Janthinobacterium sp. J1-1 DNA encoding:
- a CDS encoding aldehyde dehydrogenase (NADP(+)), whose product is MLIGRHAVHGSATSFFAIDPASGEPLAPAFGGATIDDVERACALAEQAFDTFRDTTLEARAAFLESIADQLLDLGPALIERAKQESGLPQARLEGERGRTVGQLRLFAKVVRDGAWLATALDSALPQRTPPRPDLRLRKIALGPVAVFGASNFPLAFSVAGGDTASALAAGCPVVVKAHGAHPGTSELVARAVQAAVAACGLPEGVFSMLHGDGRTIGQALVTHPAIKAVGFTGSRQGGLALVRSAAARAEPIPVYAEMSSINPVFLLPHALARHAARIGAGFVDSLTLGAGQFCTNPGLVIAIDGPDLDTFCSAAVAALEGKGAGTMLTPGIHAAFNDGVARLGRHAGVTLLARGQQGSASCAGQAALFATDAATFLANPDLEDEVFGASSLLVKCQDAAQFRQIAEYLDGQLTATLFLEQDDQEQARALLPVLERKAGRILVNGYPTGVEVSHAMVHGGPFPATSDSRGTSVGASAIDRFLRPVSYQDLPAWLLPSALQDDNPLQLWRVRDGALTQA